ATTTACAACCattcatgttattttcaataaaggtttTCAGCAAAGATGTAAAGTGCCATTATTTTAAGCCtttaattctttactttttttaattcgaatttttggataattcgaatttttttattggtaccttgagattcgaattatccaagttccactgtattattacaatttcaatagacaatcgaataaatttataatgaggtcaaaaaaagctaaaaccatggattacttcagatttagtccatgctataagacaaagagataaattacgtaaattagtgaaaaagcaaCCACTTAATGTGGAGCTTAAAACCTGCTATGTCAACTGCAGGAACATTTTAtgcagaaatttaaagcaactaaaaaaatattatttttgtgataaattcgaccaagctaatggggatttaaatatgttttagggggttttaattaaattgagtggtagaggggttaacaaagtttcttacctaaataaatatttgccaaataccaaattattcaatgacaaaattaagcttgaagtagctaacgaatttaataaattctgtactaatgtgggtcagaacttggcgaactctaatggctcaaatataataatttttttcgaaGACAGATCTTATAGGCTTCATTCGACCTTTAAACTTACGCACTGTTACAAGAGGTTATACGTTACGTATCCAGATTGAGTGGAAATTTCGCTCTTGGGCACGATTCAATACCTGcaagtatattacaaaaaaaatcacatcataatgtgaatgtgtcaaaacacattaattttttttcaaataaaatccgcaagtacatttttgccttcagacaattacgagaagtactcacagataaggaaattaaagtggtctattttgctttcgttcaatATCAACTCTTTATTTCTTGAgccattaatttttgaacaaaaaaccatactaaaaataatgatttttaagagtacaacatattctttagaattaattttcttcgaggaagagctaataactaagaaatttgttaatcaaaaccattcttacttacttatacattaattttcatactcttttagCGTTGAGAACTTATACTCCTAACACACGGTACTCGCAACAAGTCGTCATTACTAATTGTTGAATAATGAACCCATCACGGTCCTTAGATATTCCAAACATGGCTTGCGATACACTGTTGAGTGATTCGCCCACTACTTTGAATCAAATCATCGAGTTTGTGATGCTTGTCGTCTGTGGCAGTGATCGGACGTCCACTGTGTGTTCCATCAACAGAGGCTTTATGGTTTTTGTTGTACCAGGCTCACAACCACGAAATTGTATCACCCATCGATTGATAATTGATCTATTTAAATGACAATGGTTTCAGTAGGATTCAATGACAGCAGTTGTTCACATCTAATCCATCTGCATGGTTATGCTGCCAACAATATAATGGATTGACACAAGGTTTCCAAACTGCATATGAGTGTAGAGGAGGAATGGTAGTTTCAAATGCTATGGTTTCAGTAGGATTCAATGACAGCAGTTGTTCACATCTAATCCATCTGCATGGTTATGCTGCTAACAATATAATGGATTGACACAAGGTTTCCAAACTGCATATGAGTGTAGAGGAGGAATGGTAGTTTCAAATGCTATGGTTTCAGTAGGATTCAATGACAGCAGTTGTTCACATCTAATCCATCTGCATGGTTATGCTGCTAACAATATAATGGATTGACACAAGGTTTCCAAACTGCATATGAGTGTAGAGGAGGAATGGTAGTTTCAAATGCTATGGTTTCAGTAGGATTCAATGACAGCAGTTGTTCACATCTAATCCATCTGCATGGTTATGCTGCTAACAATATAATGGATTGACACAAGGTTTCCAAACTGCATATGAGTGTAGAGGAGGAATGGTAGTTTCAAATGCTATGGTTTCAGTAGGATTCAATGACAGCAGTTGTTCACATCTAATCCATCTGCATGGTTATGCTGCTAACAATATAATGGATTGACACAAGGTTTCCAAACTGCATATGAGTGTAGAGGAGGAATGGTAGTTTCAAATGCTACCAGGCTCGCTTCTATAACTCATTTCAATCACGTTTTACAAGAAtgtgtgtattatttttttaaagagagaGAGAGCAATATGACGCAAGCTTGACACGTCCCAGATGCTACATCAGCACATTCCAGCTTGTTTACTGTGCAGCTGCTCTACGTGTGGAGAGTTTCCAGACTTACTGGTGACAGACCTGGACTACAAttcatatgttaaattaaatcatatcttCTCCACCTGTATTGCTTAACCTAATATGACTGACTTTTTtcttttgagggagaggcagtaaaatgcttttgcgcacacaggtggccagcttGTATtgtgggactcctacttacgtagaatatccactaaaaacctcctctactcttaggattttagcctggaaaccgcttatcgctttaaacttcgggctaggcctaattttggcttacgcccagagggctcgcacctatctagccgttcggatcttggatctgtccTGCGTTCCGGTCCAGAACACTCTCTTTGGCGCGGAGTATACCCTGTGGAaagctggaccagcagcaccaCTACTCCTCGCCCTCCCAACATCCGGTcacagaccgtatccaccgaaagtttgagtcacttcaaggtggggcctttcccaacgcgggcagcggaagaaagtgtgttctgcgtcgtcgggaacgcctgaGCAATAAATGCAATCCGGCGAAACGGCCTTGCCCATTCGGTGTAGGTACGACCGGAATTAGCCGTGACCACTAAACAACATTGTGAGGTAGTAATctacctcgccatgccgcctttctaCCCACGGTTGGATTTGTTTGATAAGTCTGGTAGTCCAACGTCCACGGGTGTTTTGTTGCCAGCTGTTTTGCCATTGCTGGTACGTACGAGAGCGCTCCTTCCAAAAGCTTGACTGGGATGACTCCAGCAATAACCAGGACGGCAGTCTCAGACACTGTAcggtaggcggaacacacccggagcacCGCTTGACGATGTACCCGGGCGGTTCGTAtccgataaaattcaatatttagtgcgtctgcccacacctcagccCCGTAAAGGAGCACGAACTGGACTGTAGACATTAACAGTCTTCTCCTGCTGGACTTGGGACCGCCGACGTTGGCCATTAGCCTGCTAAGATGAGTTACCATCTTAGAGGCCTTGTCCGCTGTACGGAAAATCTGGTCCCTCCAAGTCAGCTTATTGTCCACCAAGACGCCACGGTATTTTGCGGCTCGCGTGGTCTGGACCATTGTTGATATTCCAGCGGCGTGGGACTTCCCGAGATACAGATCCTCGGAATTGGGTGGTGTCATTATTAAGGACGTCGAAAAGAATATACTGGTGGTCGCTTCCCACGAAATCCTCCAGTACTCTCCAACCAGAGATCCTAGCCAGCAAGGACTCAGACGCGAGAGTTATGTTGGGGATCGTACCCCTCTGCCCGGAACGTCGGAAGGTAGGTGTGTTACCCTCGTTCAGAACGATAAGCCCGGCCCTGGCAGCAAAGTCCAGGATATACTTCCCCCGGGAGTTAGTAGAGGGCATTCCCCACTCGACAGCCCTCGCGTAAAAATCTCCGCCTATGATGATGTGTTCAGTGGGGTGTCAAGCACACGCTCTTCCAAACGATCGATTTTGCTTCGGAAGTCCTTAGTGTGTGGCCTCGTTGGGAGTGAGGTAGCAACTAAAAAGCGTCACGTCCCTACACTTTACCCAGGTAAAACCGCGGCCACATCCATGACTCCGCACCGGCGTTTCTGCATTGTTGCGT
The Homalodisca vitripennis isolate AUS2020 chromosome 4, UT_GWSS_2.1, whole genome shotgun sequence DNA segment above includes these coding regions:
- the LOC124361395 gene encoding uncharacterized protein LOC124361395, encoding MTPPNSEDLYLGKSHAAGISTMVQTTRAAKYRGVLVDNKLTWRDQIFRTADKASKMVTHLSRLMANVGGPKSSRRRLLMSTVQFVLLYGAEVWADALNIEFYRIRTARVHRQAVLRVCSAYRTVSETAVLVIAGVIPVKLLEGALSYVPAMAKQLATKHPWTLDYQTYQTNPTVGRKAAWRGRLLPHNVV